A genomic window from Vitis riparia cultivar Riparia Gloire de Montpellier isolate 1030 chromosome 18, EGFV_Vit.rip_1.0, whole genome shotgun sequence includes:
- the LOC117906910 gene encoding protein NLP4-like, with protein sequence MEDGAPPPETALGTVPDSSMDLDFMDELFLGGCWLETTDGSEFLLQSPSNSGSVFDPSSLWPTFGSNNVDLSANISANNIQEETQRSNFPGNAVESTDKTQSLSQSMTNVAGYPVQSENYLMDDFDLSRRWWIRPKSSLGPSSTVMERLIRALSYMRVSTKNKDALIQIWVPVNRGGRRVLTTNDQPFSLDPRCPRLARYRDISVNYQFSAEEDSNELAGLPGRVFLGKVPEWTPDVRFFRSEEYPRVDYAQHFDVRGTLALPVFEQGSQTCLGVIEVVMTTQKSNYRPELESVCKALEAVDLRSSEVLSTRNVKACNEFYQAALPEILEVLTSACGTHGLPLAQTWVPCIQQGKWGSRHTDENYIHCVSTVDSACCVADPRTQGFHEACSEHHLLKGQGVAGRAFTTNEPCFSADITSFSKTQYPLSHHARMFGLCAAVAIRLRSIHVPASDFVLEFFLPVDCRDPEEQKGMLCSLSIIIQKVCRSLRVVTDKELEGETPSLVSELTVLSDGSPGSEETQKVQHTPTEKISQEQSSWMASLKEAQQSIDITPPSQKEKVRERLSEKSLEFRQHQQDSSQQGSFDCRDDSTFGKSSLSSVGKTGERRRSKAEQTITLQVLQQYFAGSLKDAAKSIGVCPTTLKRICRQHGIKRWPSRKIKKVGHSLHKIQLVIDSVKGASGAFQIGNFYSKFPELASPELSGTHPYSTSKLFDHEKPLSVQPEGDNSSAGVAASKSLSSSCSPSSSSSQCCSTGTQEHPSTCSVTGSDPMVGENSGEGMLKRVRSEVELPISSQEELKLLPRSQSHKSLPECPNLESHPAIPQSGGRASQEGDAWRVKVTYGDEKIRFRMQSNWGLKDLRQEIGRRFNIDDSSGFHLKYLDDDLEWVLLTCEADFEECKDICGSSQNHVIRLAIHQISHHLGSSLGSTCP encoded by the exons ATGGAAGATGGAGCACCCCCACCAGAAACTGCTTTGGGCACTGTTCCTGATTCCTCCATGGATTTGGATTTCATGGACGAGTTGTTTTTAGGAGGATGCTGGTTAGAGACAACTGATGGATCTGAGTTCTTGCTACAGAGTCCATCTAATTCTGGTTCTGTCTTTGATCCTTCATCTTTATGGCCAACTTTTGGATCAAATAATGTCGATTTGAGTGCAAATATATCTGCAAATAACATCCAGGAAGAGACGCAAAGATCAAACTTCCCTGGGAACGCCGTAGAAAGCACTGATAAAACTCAGTCTCTTAGTCAGAGTATGACAAATGTTGCAGGGTATCCAGTTCAATCAGAAAACTATTTAATGGATGATTTTGATCTTAGTAGAAGGTGGTGGATTCGACCCAAGTCAAGTCTGGGTCCTTCATCTACTGTGATGGAGAGATTAATTCGAGCACTTAGTTACATGCGAGtttccacaaaaaataaagacGCACTTATTCAAATATGGGTGCCAGTAAATAGGGGTGGCCGAAGAGTTCTTACAACTAATGACCAACCTTTCTCGCTCGATCCCCGCTGCCCGAGGCTTGCAAGGTATAGAGACATTTCTGTGAACTATCAGTTCTCAGCTGAGGAGGATTCCAATGAATTGGCTGGACTGCCCGGGCGAGTTTTTTTGGGCAAGGTTCCTGAGTGGACTCCTGATGTTCGCTTCTTTAGAAGTGAGGAATACCCTAGAGTCGACTATGCTCAACATTTTGATGTCCGTGGAACTCTCGCACTTCCAGTTTTTGAACAAGGCAGCCAGACATGCTTGGGTGTTATTGAGGTTGTGATGACCACTCAAAAGAGTAACTATCGTCCTGAGCTTGAAAGCGTCTGCAAAGCACTTGAG GCTGTTGATCTGCGGAGTTCTGAAGTTCTGAGCACAAGGAATGTAAAG GCATGCAACGAGTTCTACCAAGCTGCATTACCCGAAATTCTAGAGGTCTTGACATCCGCCTGTGGAACACATGGACTGCCTTTGGCTCAAACTTGGGTCCCATGCATCCAACAAGGTAAATGGGGCTCCCGGCACACTGATGAGAACTACATCCACTGTGTTTCCACTGTGGATTCTGCTTGTTGTGTAGCTGATCCCCGTACCCAGGGTTTTCATGAGGCTTGCTCTGAGCACCACCTACTGAAAGGTCAAGGCGTTGCTGGAAGAGCATTCACAACTAATGAACCGTGCTTCTCAGCTGACATAACCTCCTTTAGCAAGACTCAGTATCCCCTCTCTCATCATGCGAGGATGTTTGGACTCTGTGCTGCTGTTGCAATACGCCTGCGGAGTATTCATGTTCCTGCGTCTGACTTTGTCTTGGAGTTCTTTTTACCTGTAGATTGCAGGGATCCTGAAGAACAAAAGGGGATGCTTTGTTCATTGTCCATCATCATACAGAAGGTTTGTCGGAGCCTACGGGTTGTCACAGACAAGGAGCTGGAGGGGGAAACTCCTTCCCTGGTTAGTGAATTGACAGTCCTCTCAGATGGAAGTCCTGGCAGCGAAGAAACACAGAAGGTGCAACATACACCCACCGAAAAAATTTCCCAAGAACAGTCATCCTGGATGGCCTCTCTCAAGGAGGCCCAACAGAGTATTGATATTACCCCGCCATCCCAAAAGGAAAAAGTGAGGGAAAGGTTAAGTGAAAAATCCTTGGAGTTTAGACAGCATCAACAAGATTCAAGCCAACAAGGAAGTTTTGACTGTAGAGATGATTCTACTTTTGGTAAGAGTAGCTTATCTAGTGTGGGTAAAACAGGAGAAAGAAGACGTAGCAAGGCAGAACAAACCATCACACTGCAAGTTCTTCAGCAATATTTCGCCGGGAGCCTAAAAGATGCTGCAAAGAGCATTGGAG TTTGCCCCACAACCTTGAAAAGGATATGCAGGCAACATGGGATCAAACGTTGGCCTTCTCGGAAAATTAAGAAGGTTGGTCACTCCTTACATAAAATACAACTTGTGATCGACTCAGTCAAAGGTGCATCTGGTGCTTTTCAAATCGGTAACTTCTATTCAAAATTCCCAGAACTGGCCTCGCCAGAGTTATCAGGAACCCACCCATATTCAACTTCAAAGCTTTTTGATCACGAAAAGCCATTAAGCGTGCAACCTGAGGGAGACAATTCCAGCGCTGGAGTTGCTGCATCAAAATCTCTTTCATCTTCATGCAGCCCGAGTTCCAGTTCAAGTCAGTGCTGTTCCACTGGGACTCAGGAACATCCTTCCACATGTAGTGTCACTGGCAGTGATCCTATGGTAGGGGAAAACTCCGGGGAAGGTATGCTAAAGAGGGTCAGAAGCGAGGTGGAACTGCCCATCTCAAGCCAAGAAGAGCTAAAGCTCCTACCAAGATCCCAGAGCCATAAATCTCTCCCCGAGTGTCCTAATCTGGAGAGTCATCCAGCCATACCACAAAGTGGTGGCCGGGCATCTCAAGAAGGGGATGCCTGGAGAGTGAAGGTCACGTATGGAGATGAGAAGATCCGTTTCCGGATGCAAAGTAACTGGGGATTAAAAGACCTGCGGCAAGAAATTGGGAGGCGATTCAATATAGATGACAGCAGTGGATTCCATCTCAAGTATTTGGATGATGACTTAGAGTGGGTGTTGTTAACATGTGAGGCCGATTTTGAGGAGTGTAAGGACATATGCGGATCGTCTCAGAACCACGTGATAAGGCTGGCCATCCATCAAATTTCTCATCATCTGGGAAGTTCTTTAGGTAGTACTTGCCCTTAG